The following coding sequences are from one Musa acuminata AAA Group cultivar baxijiao chromosome BXJ2-4, Cavendish_Baxijiao_AAA, whole genome shotgun sequence window:
- the LOC135608872 gene encoding transcription factor bHLH133-like: MNGGSHQISLVQRMMGGSPSLWTLNNLMPPSQEMSAVFASSSTSSSPSSSSSLSSLVIPKCSKPASFIPVIPCRENQDLPVSWSQLLLTYGGGLVEEEDKCTDTPYSAKRMENWKDQTLYTSTNTHMVDVKREDAQTGHAYHYGKDQEAQAARSSWSRAVPASSPRSCVTTSFSSNMLEFFSDCKGQRKHHQFDHSAECNSNDGVALKKARVQASSAQSLLKVRKEKLGDRISALHQLVSPFGKTDTASVLLEAIGYIRFLHSQIEALSSPYLRSGSRNTTLSDADDEPKNLRSRGLCLVPVSFILDVGNHNGADFWAHSFGMGFR, encoded by the exons ATGAATGGAGGGAGTCATCAGATATCCTTGGTGCAGCGAATGATGGGAGGAAGCCCTAGTCTGTGGACCTTGAACAACCTGATGCCACCATCTCAGGAGATGTCTGCCGTATTTGCCTCttcctccacttcttcttctccttcttcttcttcttcgttgtcCTCCTTGGTGATTCCTAAATGCTCAAAGCCAGCTAGTTTCATCCCCGTGATCCCTTGCCGTGAAAACCAAGACCTGCCTGTGTCATGGAGCCAACTGTTGCT AACTTACGGTGGGGgattggtggaggaagaggataagTGCACCGACACTCCTTACTCGGCCAAGAGGATGGAGAACTGGAAGGATCAAACCCTGTACACATCCACAAATACCCATATGGTTGATGTCAAACGCGAGGATGCACAAACTGGGCATGCCTATCACTATGGCAAAGATCAAGAAGCTCAGGCAGCTCGCTCTTCATGGAGTCGGGCAGTACCAGCTTCCTCTCCTCGGTCTTGTGTCACCACAAGTTTCAGCAGCAACATGTTAGAGTTCTTCTCAGATTGCAAGGGGCAGAGAAAGCATCACCAGTTCGACCACTCGGCTGag TGCAACAGCAATGATGGTGTAGCTCTCAAGAAGGCTAGAGTTCAAGCATCCTCAGCACAGTCTCTTCTCAAG GTTAGGAAGGAGAAGTTGGGAGATAGGATATCAGCTCTTCATCAACTGGTTTCTCCTTTCGGAAAG ACTGACACTGCGTCTGTACTCCTGGAAGCCATTGGCTACATCAGATTCCTCCACAGTCAAATCGAG GCTTTGAGCTCCCCGTACCTGCGATCTGGATCAAGGAACACGACACTGTCT GATGCTGACGACGAGCCAAAGAACTTGAGGAGTCGAGGATTATGCCTGGTGCCAGTATCCTTCATATTAGATGTTGGCAACCACAATGGAGCTGATTTCTGGGCTCATAGCTTCGGAATGGGTTTCCGGTGA
- the LOC103980374 gene encoding sister chromatid cohesion 1 protein 3-like: MFYSHTFLAKKSPLGTVWIAAHLERRIKKPQIDAIDIPSYAECIMFPEVPIALRLSGHLLLGLVRIYSWKVNYLFRDCNRMLTDIRIAVSSIQVNLLVDADRAPFESVTLPETFELDALELDESVYQIDGPDNHRKDYEQITLTDEFSLGQDQYVAFYINEGNRTDSSTQKGTINVDAGPMVEDVLPPFDVGLDVMSTPVINSASFLDPGSDNQANSSFQTFDGSNAQEFPDIEVMREAVHNSGPESLLDLDDTSNDLGRLSEHSASLTRRKDSLSPILEDVLASGEESLPSPTHAKALTAASVDNSNLFNREVSLDQPLPDLELQPSPPVREQNTKRRKRKQLYDEKIVLSNAEIKKQLEDTTKLVCKRRKLPCSHLDIWRYHRKCLSDQILYEPLLSGMCYNLQESFKRCFPLSSNDSGNMETSPGPGNASSDFALNDLDMEPEQPRFDMHIERNINEMIPSPSAVGDITPFNTTTAGSGSDFGRTFETEILPTLEMTEPVSYEPEASLFPMEEESPQDHTPKIPSLLRSAEKEDLFFLEASNASSGHEGNEPGSLSARTRAVAQYLKEHSPSQSQDDEPGVISMNNILEGKSRKQCARMFFESLVLKNYGLIDVRQEEAYGDILISPMPALLTAKFE; the protein is encoded by the exons atgtTCTATTCGCACACATTTCTCGCGAAGAAGAGTCCACTGGGCACGGTGTGGATCGCTGCTCACCTTGAGAGGCGGATCAAGAAGCCTCAGATCGACGCCATCGACATCCCTTCCTACGCCG AGTGCATTATGTTCCCTGAAGTTCCCATTGCTCTGAGATTGTCGGGACATCTTCTACTTGGTCTCGTCAGAATATACTCATGGAAGGTCAATTACCTCTTCCGGGACTGCAACAGAATGCTGACTGATATAAGGATAGCGGTCAGTTCGATTCAAGTCAATCTGCTGGTAGATGCAGATCGAGCTCCCTTTGAGTCTGTGACATTGCCTGAGACCTTCGAGCTTGATGCCTTGGAATTAGATGAATCGGTTTACCAGATAGA TGGCCCTGACAATCACCGGAAAGATTATGAGCAAATAACCTTGACAG ATGAATTTTCGTTGGGACAAGATCAGTACGTGGCTTTCTATATCAATGAG GGTAACAGAACCGACTCATCAACTCAGAAAGGGACAATAAATGTTGATGCTGGACCCATGGTGGAAGA TGTGCTGCCACCATTTGATGTTGGTTTGGATGTTATGTCTACCCCAGTTATTAATTCTGCATCTTTTCTGGATCCCGGTTCAGATAATCAAGCAAACAGTTCCTTCCAGACTTTTGATGGAAGCAATGCTCAAGAATTTCCTGATATTGAGGTTATGCGTGAAGCCGTACATAACTCTGGACCAGAAAGCCTTTTAGACTTGGATGATACCAGCAATGATCTTGGTAGACTTAGTGAACATTCTGCTTCTTTGACAAGGAGAAAAGACAGTCTTTCCCCTATACTGGAAGATGTTTTGGCTTCTGGAGAGGAATCTTTGCCTTCACCAACTCATGCCAAAGCACTAACTGCTGCATCAGTAGACAATTCCAATTTGTTTAATAGAGAGGTTTCTTTAG ATCAGCCCTTGCCTGACTTGGAGCTGCAACCATCACCTCCTGTCAGGGAGCAAaacacaaaaagaagaaagagaaaacaaTTGTATGATGAGAAAATAGTGTTGAGTAATGC AGAAATCAAAAAGCAACTTGAAGACACCACCAAATTAGTTTGCAAACGGAGGAAGCTCCCATGTTCACACCTTGATATTTGGAGATACCATAGAAAATGCCTCAGTGATCAAATTCTTTATGAACCCTTGCTATCTG GAATGTGTTATAATCTCCAGGAGTCTTTTAAAAGATGTTTTCCTCTTTCAAGCAATGATTCTGGCAACATGGAAACTTCACCAGGACCTGGAAATGCATCATCTGATTTTGCCTTGAATGACTTGGATATGGAACCTGAGCAGCCTCGATTTGATATGCATATTGAAAGAAACATAAATGAAATGATACCATCTCCATCTGCCGTAGGAGATATTACTCCCTTTAACACCACAACAGCAGGTTCGGGATCAGACTTTGGAAGAACTTTTGAGACAGAGATATTGCCAACTTTGGAAATGACTGAACCAGTTAGCTATGAGCCTGAGGCTAGTTTATTTCCTATGGAGGAAGAATCACCTCAAGATCACACGCCAAAAATTCCTAGTTTGCTGAGATCTGCAGAGaaggaa GACTTATTTTTTCTggaagcaagtaatgcatcatcag GCCATGAAGGAAACGAACCTGGAAGTTTATCTGCAAGGACCAG AGCTGTGGCACAGTATCTTAAAGAGCACTCGCCATCTCAGAGTCAAGATGACGAGCCAGGAGTTATTAGCATGAATAACATCTTAGAAGGGAAATCCAGAAAACAATGTGCAAGGATGTTCTTCGAGAGTTTG